One window from the genome of Bacillus weihaiensis encodes:
- a CDS encoding efflux RND transporter permease subunit translates to MRISKFSIRRPVFTIVTMFLVLILGVVSVFNIPLKLIPEINPPVGVVVTNYEGAGPNEVVEKVSKPLEESLSTVQGIDKITSTSQENASLVLMQFSWATDINDVQDEIRTKMQDAPLPDDAGNPRFLKFDPSQFPIIQLSLTSSGNVEQLQQLATDLELELVKTEGVASVNLSGIVEDEVSVILNQDKLEENALSQSEIVDAIRANSVTTPGDPVVSEGKQLTTRVISSIDSLDILKGIVIKKDPTSGTSITVEDVAEVAIKKKESNTDTRANQDPSILVSVLQQSDANTAAVSDAFQEKLADILSEEKYDSIESDIIFDQGEYVDQAIGNMVNTLILGGLLAMLILFIFLRSVKSPFIIGIAIPYSVIVTFVLMYFSKFTLNIMTLGGLALGIGMLVDNAIVVIENIYRHLSMGKNPKEAAYEGAKEMGPAIIASTLTTVAVFVPVVFITGIIGDLFTEFALTIAFSLFASLFVALTIVPMLASQLLKKPRTNLEEIRRDSSIMKSLDRSIRWALKNRAAVLVLTVIIFAGSLYGLSRVGSVFLPNTDEGFFTIDVELENGTSLEETSKVVDALEQELEDENDVELYVSLIGSTQEQSFRGSGSTNIAEIYVKMEEIDNRTISTFDFIDENKKSLEQIANSLNKSAELSFSTQSSTGSTPNTLTFNVSDTNEKRLEESIKKIDEALLELDDVEELSNDLTDTIEEIQIQVDRDKALDNGLTPVQIGMVVNEVTRGTDAIQMTNAKDSEIYMVNVRYEAEVKEDVEALKELLIKKPDNTFVKLGNVATIEVGEGPVSIQRIDKQLAVQYNLRYNNSTNLGDMSALVDKELEDLDLPEETGISFSGDRELLESSLDDMILAFVLAVIFIYIVMAAQFESFKYPFVIMFTVPLMIIGVAIALVAANTPISLTVVIGIIVLAGIVVNNAIVIVDFINQKKAQGFKTYDALVEAVKVRIRPILMTALTTILGLLPLALGIGEGTEINQPMGLTVIGGLISSTLLTLFVIPVVYSLFDKETRRMNKKYVTPDGQLIPAYLLEDKLVKEEEEQNVKLESNQEEHERLPEPKEESPSFNQKDMVKMLEQIIDIVKDKK, encoded by the coding sequence ATGAGAATAAGTAAGTTTTCGATAAGAAGACCTGTTTTTACAATTGTGACAATGTTTTTAGTCTTAATTCTAGGTGTTGTTTCCGTATTTAATATTCCACTAAAATTAATTCCTGAAATAAATCCTCCTGTTGGTGTTGTCGTAACGAATTATGAGGGGGCAGGCCCAAACGAAGTAGTTGAAAAGGTGTCGAAGCCTTTAGAAGAATCATTATCAACTGTACAAGGTATAGACAAGATTACTTCAACCTCTCAGGAGAATGCTAGTTTAGTACTCATGCAATTTTCTTGGGCAACAGATATTAATGATGTTCAAGATGAAATAAGAACAAAAATGCAGGATGCTCCATTACCTGATGATGCAGGAAATCCAAGGTTTTTAAAATTTGATCCTTCTCAATTCCCAATTATCCAACTTTCTTTAACGTCTAGTGGAAATGTTGAGCAGCTTCAGCAGCTTGCTACCGATCTGGAACTTGAGTTAGTGAAAACAGAGGGTGTTGCCAGTGTGAACCTTTCTGGGATAGTAGAAGATGAAGTGAGTGTTATTTTAAATCAAGATAAGTTAGAAGAAAATGCGTTAAGTCAATCAGAGATTGTCGATGCTATTAGGGCAAATTCTGTAACGACTCCAGGTGATCCGGTTGTATCAGAAGGAAAACAATTAACAACTAGAGTGATTAGCTCAATTGATTCGCTTGATATCTTAAAAGGGATCGTGATTAAAAAAGATCCAACAAGTGGTACTTCTATAACCGTAGAAGATGTGGCTGAAGTAGCTATTAAGAAAAAGGAATCTAATACTGATACTCGTGCTAATCAGGATCCATCTATTTTGGTGAGTGTTTTACAACAATCAGATGCTAACACAGCTGCCGTTTCCGATGCTTTTCAGGAGAAATTAGCTGATATCCTATCGGAAGAAAAATACGATTCAATTGAGTCAGATATTATTTTTGATCAAGGAGAATATGTAGATCAGGCAATTGGAAATATGGTTAACACATTAATACTTGGTGGACTTCTTGCTATGTTGATCTTATTTATCTTCCTACGCAGTGTGAAAAGTCCTTTTATTATTGGAATTGCCATTCCATACTCGGTTATTGTTACTTTTGTATTAATGTATTTTTCAAAATTTACGTTAAATATCATGACTCTTGGAGGGCTCGCTCTAGGAATTGGAATGTTAGTAGATAATGCTATCGTCGTAATTGAAAATATTTATCGTCACCTATCGATGGGGAAAAATCCTAAAGAAGCAGCTTATGAAGGGGCAAAAGAAATGGGTCCTGCCATCATAGCATCGACTTTAACAACCGTTGCTGTGTTTGTACCGGTCGTCTTTATTACAGGAATCATAGGTGACTTATTCACTGAATTCGCTTTAACGATTGCATTTAGTTTGTTTGCATCGTTATTTGTTGCCTTGACTATCGTTCCTATGCTTGCAAGTCAGTTATTAAAAAAGCCACGTACTAACTTAGAGGAAATTAGACGGGATTCGTCTATTATGAAATCGTTGGACCGTTCAATTCGCTGGGCACTAAAAAATCGTGCAGCCGTTCTCGTATTAACTGTGATTATTTTTGCGGGAAGTTTATACGGTCTATCACGTGTGGGATCTGTTTTCTTACCTAACACAGATGAAGGATTTTTCACCATCGATGTAGAGCTAGAGAATGGCACATCCTTAGAGGAAACAAGTAAGGTAGTGGATGCACTGGAGCAAGAATTGGAGGATGAGAATGACGTTGAGCTTTATGTTTCTTTAATAGGCTCGACGCAGGAGCAATCCTTTAGAGGTAGTGGAAGTACAAATATTGCCGAAATTTATGTCAAGATGGAAGAGATTGATAATCGAACGATTTCAACATTCGATTTTATTGATGAAAATAAAAAATCGTTAGAACAAATAGCAAATTCACTAAATAAATCGGCTGAATTATCTTTCAGTACACAATCATCGACAGGATCCACACCGAATACATTAACCTTTAATGTAAGTGATACAAATGAAAAGCGTCTTGAGGAATCTATCAAAAAAATTGATGAGGCTTTACTCGAATTAGATGATGTGGAAGAGCTGAGTAACGATCTAACAGATACGATTGAAGAAATTCAAATACAAGTAGATCGTGACAAAGCGCTAGATAATGGATTAACACCCGTTCAAATTGGAATGGTTGTAAACGAAGTTACAAGAGGAACAGATGCTATTCAAATGACCAATGCAAAAGATAGTGAGATTTATATGGTGAATGTTCGCTATGAAGCTGAAGTGAAAGAGGATGTAGAAGCGTTAAAAGAACTTCTTATAAAGAAACCTGACAACACTTTTGTGAAATTAGGCAACGTTGCAACCATTGAGGTTGGAGAAGGTCCCGTATCCATACAGAGAATTGATAAGCAATTAGCCGTGCAATATAATTTACGATATAACAATTCAACAAACCTAGGTGATATGTCTGCTTTAGTTGATAAAGAGTTAGAAGACTTAGACTTACCTGAAGAAACAGGAATTTCATTCAGTGGAGATAGAGAATTACTAGAATCATCATTAGATGATATGATCCTGGCTTTTGTGCTGGCAGTTATCTTTATTTATATCGTGATGGCAGCACAATTTGAATCGTTTAAATATCCATTTGTTATTATGTTTACAGTTCCATTAATGATTATAGGGGTGGCTATTGCCCTAGTTGCAGCGAATACGCCTATTAGTTTAACTGTCGTTATTGGAATTATCGTTTTAGCTGGCATTGTTGTTAACAATGCCATAGTCATTGTAGACTTTATTAACCAGAAGAAAGCACAAGGCTTTAAAACGTATGATGCCCTTGTTGAAGCGGTAAAGGTAAGGATCCGACCAATACTGATGACCGCTCTTACAACAATATTAGGTCTTCTTCCTTTAGCATTAGGGATAGGAGAAGGAACAGAAATCAACCAACCGATGGGGTTAACCGTTATTGGAGGTTTGATTTCAAGCACACTTCTCACATTATTTGTGATTCCAGTTGTATATAGCTTGTTTGATAAGGAAACAAGGAGAATGAATAAGAAGTATGTAACGCCAGATGGTCAGCTTATCCCAGCTTACTTACTTGAGGATAAATTGGTTAAAGAAGAGGAAGAGCAAAATGTAAAACTTGAATCGAATCAAGAAGAGCATGAGCGTTTACCGGAACCTAAAGAAGAATCACCTTCATTTAATCAAAAAGATATGGTGAAAATGCTTGAGCAAATTATTGATATTGTTAAAGATAAAAAATAA
- a CDS encoding lysozyme inhibitor LprI family protein produces the protein MKSTGTFSLVVIATIFLAACGVQSSNEPEHQSSKNLTKNEDLSSNINPEKPENSNSTEQEESTSPTTTEKSSELTNKNSKMTESKKNEYLKKLTDTKEITEKLEASDSSTYALKEVENKRWEIWDDLLNEIYGVLEEQLQSDQMDQLRQEQRNWVTERDKNALDASLKYKGGTQEHLEYVSVLANQTEERCYELVEIYMSELP, from the coding sequence ATGAAAAGCACTGGGACATTTTCGCTAGTAGTGATAGCTACCATTTTTTTAGCTGCTTGTGGTGTACAATCATCGAATGAACCTGAGCACCAATCAAGTAAAAACTTAACAAAAAATGAAGATCTCTCCTCAAATATTAATCCAGAAAAGCCTGAGAATAGCAATTCAACTGAACAAGAAGAATCTACTTCACCTACAACTACTGAAAAATCATCAGAGCTCACAAATAAGAACAGTAAAATGACTGAAAGTAAAAAGAATGAATATCTTAAGAAATTAACTGATACTAAAGAAATTACGGAAAAATTGGAAGCTTCCGACTCATCGACATACGCTCTGAAGGAAGTCGAAAACAAGAGATGGGAAATATGGGATGATTTATTGAATGAAATTTATGGTGTGTTAGAGGAACAACTCCAATCAGATCAAATGGACCAATTAAGACAAGAACAACGAAATTGGGTAACAGAAAGAGATAAAAACGCATTAGATGCATCCCTAAAATATAAAGGTGGTACACAGGAACACTTAGAATATGTGTCAGTTCTTGCAAACCAAACAGAAGAAAGATGTTATGAATTAGTCGAAATTTACATGAGCGAGTTACCGTAA
- a CDS encoding MerR family transcriptional regulator, with amino-acid sequence MSQPDLSYKDKKVISIGTVSELTGLTLRQIRYYEERKLIAPYRNESGTRKYSFTDIETLMDIADKREDGVQTTEILKELRLKEKKRESEMDVKKKMLQGQLNAQFKQGRGRS; translated from the coding sequence ATGAGTCAACCTGACCTATCTTACAAAGACAAGAAGGTCATCTCAATTGGAACAGTGAGTGAATTAACAGGATTAACATTAAGGCAAATTCGTTATTATGAAGAAAGAAAACTAATTGCACCTTACCGAAACGAATCTGGCACGAGAAAATATTCTTTTACTGATATCGAGACTTTGATGGATATTGCTGATAAGCGTGAGGATGGTGTCCAAACAACAGAAATTTTAAAGGAATTGCGACTTAAAGAGAAAAAACGTGAAAGTGAAATGGATGTAAAGAAGAAAATGCTTCAAGGACAATTAAATGCTCAATTTAAACAAGGTCGAGGAAGATCCTAG
- a CDS encoding aspartyl-phosphate phosphatase Spo0E family protein: protein MNSIDAVIEEYRKKMFIIAKEDGMNSHRTLMASQYLDHLLNVKMNEAQLLPCKEK from the coding sequence ATGAATTCTATTGATGCTGTGATTGAAGAATACCGCAAGAAGATGTTTATTATCGCAAAGGAAGATGGAATGAATTCGCACCGAACATTAATGGCAAGTCAATATTTAGATCATTTATTAAACGTAAAAATGAATGAAGCTCAACTCCTTCCGTGTAAGGAAAAGTAA
- a CDS encoding stress protein → MSKLLQNALEEQRKYYSQKLMAIGVYNKQVMNKMTLTELKNEYNYFYHNMPQQKKRSTSSL, encoded by the coding sequence GTGAGCAAATTATTACAAAATGCACTTGAAGAGCAAAGAAAATACTATTCTCAAAAATTGATGGCTATTGGCGTATATAATAAACAGGTGATGAATAAAATGACTTTGACAGAGCTAAAGAATGAGTATAATTATTTTTATCACAATATGCCGCAACAAAAAAAGCGAAGTACATCGTCATTGTAA
- a CDS encoding MarR family winged helix-turn-helix transcriptional regulator encodes MRSYTEEELQDALDLFRVFARAFKSVSEHSIRDSKEHGFNPTEFAVLELLFTKGPQKLQQLGSRLLLVSGNVTYVIDKLEKNGYIYREQDPKDKRSIYAKLTEKGDAYLHEIYPIHAIRIARAFSGLNAEEKAELKALLKKAGHHSQHLLFR; translated from the coding sequence ATGAGATCTTATACTGAAGAAGAATTACAAGATGCTCTTGATTTGTTCCGTGTTTTTGCAAGGGCTTTCAAAAGCGTATCTGAACATTCAATTCGTGACAGTAAGGAACATGGTTTTAATCCAACAGAATTTGCAGTTTTAGAATTATTATTTACAAAGGGTCCACAAAAGCTACAACAACTTGGGTCGAGGCTTTTATTGGTAAGTGGAAATGTGACGTACGTTATTGATAAGCTGGAGAAAAATGGGTACATTTATAGGGAACAGGATCCTAAGGATAAACGTTCAATATATGCAAAGTTAACGGAAAAAGGGGATGCATATTTACATGAAATTTATCCAATCCACGCAATACGTATTGCGAGGGCTTTTTCAGGATTAAACGCAGAAGAAAAGGCAGAATTGAAAGCGCTATTAAAGAAAGCGGGACACCATTCTCAACATTTATTGTTTCGGTGA
- a CDS encoding MOSC domain-containing protein — protein sequence MEIVWLSKGKPKTLIYKEKEYRSGISKAQVNTLDVHKTIISGDDVENHEYHGGVDRVICVYPYEHYQFWEKTYQTSLPKAAFGENMTVSRMTEEIVCVGDMYQIGETILQVSQGRFPCSTINKHTNIPTLLARIVEKGYTGYFFRVVKEGRISENDRIHLIEKHPFQLSIAKIHHTYFHDKQNLKLMEKMILLDELSKEWKDRVKKLYSQQQQIK from the coding sequence ATGGAAATTGTTTGGCTAAGTAAAGGAAAACCAAAAACACTCATTTATAAAGAGAAGGAATACCGTTCTGGCATTAGCAAGGCTCAAGTAAACACCTTGGACGTACATAAAACAATCATATCTGGGGATGATGTGGAGAACCATGAATATCATGGTGGAGTAGATCGAGTCATCTGTGTATACCCCTACGAACATTATCAATTCTGGGAAAAAACATACCAGACCTCTCTTCCCAAAGCTGCCTTTGGAGAAAATATGACGGTTAGCCGCATGACAGAAGAAATAGTATGTGTAGGGGATATGTATCAAATCGGAGAAACAATCCTGCAAGTATCGCAAGGTAGATTCCCTTGTTCGACTATCAACAAACATACTAACATCCCTACATTACTTGCTAGAATTGTAGAAAAAGGATATACCGGCTACTTTTTTCGAGTTGTTAAAGAAGGAAGAATTTCTGAAAATGACAGGATACATTTAATTGAAAAACATCCATTTCAACTATCAATCGCAAAGATTCATCATACCTATTTTCACGACAAGCAAAACCTTAAGCTGATGGAGAAAATGATTTTACTCGATGAACTTTCAAAAGAATGGAAGGATCGAGTAAAAAAACTTTATTCCCAGCAACAACAAATCAAGTAA
- a CDS encoding DNA ligase D yields the protein MKPMLPTLQSSLPYQNEWIYETKYDGFRGILSITSTTISLTSRNEKSLNHSFPEIIETVEAILPSLSSLVPLTIDGEIVQLRNNHASDFETIQIRGRLRSTEKIRILSKEAPCSFLAFDLLEVRGSLITNQPLENRKHQLRDLFESLQLPLTVRKSNDNILQYVPYSTNYSELWEEISLKGGEGIIAKHKNSKWESGHRSKQWIKVKNYKRAHCFITGYDKENGYFHLGVFRNGVIIQVGVVSHGMSSDERSALLTIISENKGKENDFFIEIAPAIIVEIQFLSLYKEQLREPSFSGFRFDKQIEECSWDMLLLSTAPIHKEVVITHPDKPLFKTVDVKKEKYLSYLFQISDYMLPFINDRLLTVIRFPHGMFGEAFYQKNCPDYAPDFIKRAHSEDIEYIVCDSLSSLLWLGNQLAFEFHIPFQTINSKNPIEIVFDLDPPSREYFHLAVKAAQEMKKIFDQFQLKTFPKLSGNKGLQIHIPLTKNSLTYDQTRVFTQFIAEYLVTTFPDDFTVERMKKNRGNRLYLDYIQHAEGKTIIAPYSLRGKNDGAFIAAPLHWEEVNDELNIEQFTMDYVLDRIKTLECPFKEYYTSPQDSMIEPIIRKILTE from the coding sequence TGAATGGATTTACGAAACAAAGTATGACGGATTTAGAGGAATTTTATCTATCACAAGTACCACGATTAGCTTAACAAGTCGAAATGAAAAATCTCTAAATCATTCGTTTCCTGAAATTATTGAAACAGTAGAGGCTATCCTACCATCATTATCTTCTTTAGTGCCTCTTACTATAGATGGTGAAATCGTTCAATTAAGAAATAATCATGCCTCAGATTTTGAAACCATACAAATTCGTGGTCGTTTAAGAAGTACTGAAAAAATTAGGATTTTATCTAAAGAAGCGCCTTGCTCTTTCTTAGCCTTTGACCTATTAGAAGTGAGAGGATCACTTATAACAAATCAACCTTTAGAAAATCGAAAACATCAGTTAAGAGACCTATTTGAATCCTTGCAATTACCTCTAACCGTGAGAAAGTCTAACGACAATATCTTACAGTATGTTCCATACTCAACCAACTATTCAGAACTATGGGAAGAGATTTCACTTAAAGGTGGAGAAGGAATCATAGCTAAGCATAAAAACAGTAAATGGGAGAGCGGTCACCGATCTAAGCAATGGATTAAGGTAAAAAATTACAAGCGCGCTCATTGTTTTATAACAGGGTATGACAAAGAAAATGGGTACTTTCATCTTGGCGTGTTTCGTAATGGTGTCATTATACAGGTCGGTGTTGTTTCTCATGGTATGTCTAGTGATGAGCGATCTGCTTTACTGACCATCATTTCTGAAAACAAAGGTAAAGAAAATGATTTCTTTATTGAGATAGCACCTGCCATCATAGTTGAAATTCAATTTTTATCACTTTACAAAGAACAACTTAGAGAACCATCTTTTTCAGGCTTTCGTTTTGACAAACAAATTGAAGAGTGTTCGTGGGATATGCTATTGCTATCTACCGCACCAATTCATAAAGAAGTCGTAATCACACATCCAGACAAACCACTTTTTAAAACGGTTGATGTAAAAAAGGAAAAGTACTTAAGCTATTTGTTTCAAATCTCTGATTACATGCTACCTTTTATCAATGATCGTTTGTTAACGGTCATTCGCTTTCCCCATGGGATGTTTGGTGAAGCCTTTTATCAAAAAAATTGTCCTGACTATGCACCCGACTTTATCAAAAGAGCGCACTCAGAAGATATTGAGTATATTGTTTGCGATTCTCTCTCAAGTTTATTATGGCTAGGAAATCAACTTGCCTTTGAGTTTCATATCCCGTTTCAAACCATCAATAGTAAAAATCCAATTGAAATTGTGTTTGATTTAGATCCTCCTTCAAGAGAATACTTTCATTTAGCTGTTAAAGCAGCTCAGGAAATGAAAAAGATTTTCGACCAATTTCAATTGAAAACATTTCCGAAGTTATCCGGTAATAAAGGGTTGCAAATACATATTCCTTTAACCAAAAATTCACTAACTTATGATCAAACAAGAGTTTTCACACAATTTATTGCTGAATATCTTGTTACTACCTTTCCCGATGATTTTACAGTTGAACGAATGAAGAAAAACCGTGGTAATCGATTGTACCTTGACTATATACAGCACGCTGAGGGAAAAACAATCATAGCACCTTATTCCCTTAGAGGAAAAAACGATGGAGCCTTCATCGCCGCACCTCTTCATTGGGAGGAAGTAAACGATGAATTAAACATAGAACAATTTACTATGGATTATGTTCTAGATCGAATAAAAACACTAGAATGTCCATTTAAAGAATATTACACTAGCCCACAGGATAGTATGATTGAACCAATTATTAGAAAAATATTAACTGAATGA